Proteins encoded by one window of Phycisphaerae bacterium:
- the flhB gene encoding flagellar biosynthesis protein FlhB, with product MADTLQDKTEPATPRRREEARERGQVARSSDFTSAVVLLGAIVVLYVSRDTITGRLLAVLRLCLDPDDTSAVDSAQMVPMLMIAGRAVAEILAPLMLAVTIIALVISFGQVGVVFSWETIKPGLDKMNPLAGLKRMFSARSFVHLLMGLAKMCVLVGVAYYTLRGKLNSLAEAALLSHLALAQMTIDLVFTLGLRLAMALLVLAIIDLVYQKWKLEKDLRMTKEEVREELRRMDGDPHIKRRRRELQMQLAMRRIRAAVPKADVVVTNPTHFAVALQYDSETMSAPTVTAKGADHLAQLIRTLAIEHGVPIVERPPLARALYQSVEVGQEIPAQFYRTVAEVLAYVYELAGQSDRRRPTTAAPAGVSLN from the coding sequence ATGGCTGATACACTGCAAGACAAGACCGAACCCGCAACCCCGCGACGACGGGAGGAAGCTCGCGAGCGAGGTCAGGTGGCTAGGAGTTCGGACTTCACCTCGGCCGTGGTGCTCCTGGGGGCGATTGTCGTTCTGTACGTGAGTCGGGACACCATCACCGGGCGGTTGCTCGCTGTGCTGCGCCTGTGTCTTGATCCAGATGACACCTCTGCGGTCGACTCCGCTCAGATGGTCCCAATGCTGATGATCGCCGGTCGGGCCGTCGCGGAGATCCTGGCGCCCCTGATGCTGGCGGTGACGATCATCGCCCTGGTGATCTCGTTCGGCCAGGTGGGCGTGGTCTTCTCCTGGGAGACGATCAAGCCGGGCCTGGACAAGATGAATCCCCTCGCCGGCCTCAAGCGGATGTTCAGCGCTCGTTCTTTCGTCCACCTGCTCATGGGCTTGGCCAAGATGTGTGTGCTTGTGGGAGTTGCTTACTACACGCTCCGCGGCAAGCTGAACAGCCTGGCCGAGGCGGCTCTGCTGTCGCATTTGGCCTTGGCTCAGATGACCATCGACCTGGTCTTCACGCTCGGACTTCGCCTGGCGATGGCTTTGCTAGTCCTGGCCATCATTGACCTGGTCTACCAGAAGTGGAAGCTCGAGAAGGACCTGCGGATGACCAAGGAAGAGGTCCGCGAGGAGCTGCGGAGAATGGACGGCGATCCACACATCAAACGTCGCCGGCGCGAGCTGCAGATGCAGTTGGCGATGCGACGGATTCGCGCCGCGGTGCCCAAGGCCGATGTCGTGGTAACCAACCCCACCCACTTCGCGGTGGCCCTCCAGTATGACTCGGAAACGATGTCCGCCCCGACGGTGACGGCTAAGGGAGCCGACCATCTGGCTCAGTTGATCCGCACCTTGGCGATCGAGCATGGCGTGCCGATCGTTGAGCGGCCGCCGCTGGCTCGGGCCCTGTATCAGAGCGTCGAAGTCGGCCAGGAGATCCCCGCCCAATTCTATCGGACCGTGGCGGAGGTCCTGGCTTATGTCTATGAGTTGGCCGGGCAAAGCGACCGGCGCCGCCCGACCACGGCCGCACCGGCGGGTGTTTCATTGAACTGA
- the flhA gene encoding flagellar biosynthesis protein FlhA, with product MQSKPFKWLEGNRAMLLPLGATLLIFVLLVPLPTQMLDVLLAGNITLAAIIMLTVMYLRHPLELSSFPSLLLATTLFRLVLNVATTRLILSNGQSGMDAAGQVVRVFGNFVTAGNLTVGVIIFTILTVIQFAVITKGATRIAEVAARFTLDGMPGKQMAIDADLNAGIIDEKEARRRREEIAAEADFYGAMDGASKFVRGDAVAGLIITLVNIIGGLYVGMVEHGMLVIDCIRVYTTLTIGDGLVAAIPAFLISISAGMLVTRSSARSNLGEDLLSQLTARPVALVLAAVFLGFLSLTPLPKIPLIALAAGCGGVAFFLTTTRATAAADAAIKAKEEARKPERVESLLTIDPMELEVGYGLIRIVDRKQGGDLLDRITNIRRQTATELGIVVPPIRVRDHLRLEPNRYVVKLRGVEVARGECMPGYLLAIDNGQVSVPVPGLETREPAFGLPALWINEDHKADAEQRNYTVVPPSSVLATHLKEIIKRYADELLTREQTHRLLDTLKEKSPKAVEDVIPEVVKVGEVQRVLQNLLRERVPVRDLETILETMAEWAPRTKDTDILSEYARNALARTICQMYKDDKNMVRVVTLDPKLEDLVGAHIERSERGAFLNLPPETQNRLVRAIRDRVEQSTPSAGGQTVAVLCSPQIRMWVRRLIEPSLQHVPVLAYNEIVRGIEVQSLGLVVLNDGA from the coding sequence ATGCAATCGAAGCCCTTCAAGTGGTTGGAAGGCAACCGGGCGATGCTGCTGCCCCTCGGGGCCACGCTGCTGATCTTCGTCCTGCTGGTTCCGCTTCCCACTCAGATGCTCGATGTTCTACTCGCCGGGAACATCACCCTGGCCGCGATCATCATGCTGACCGTGATGTACCTGCGGCATCCCCTGGAGCTTTCCTCGTTCCCCTCGCTGCTGCTGGCCACGACGCTCTTCCGGTTGGTGCTCAACGTCGCCACCACGCGTCTCATCCTGTCCAACGGCCAGTCGGGCATGGACGCCGCTGGCCAAGTGGTCCGGGTCTTCGGCAATTTCGTCACCGCCGGGAACCTCACCGTCGGCGTCATCATCTTCACCATCCTGACGGTGATCCAATTCGCGGTCATCACCAAGGGCGCCACACGTATCGCTGAAGTGGCCGCCCGGTTCACCCTCGATGGCATGCCCGGCAAGCAAATGGCCATTGACGCCGACCTGAACGCGGGCATCATCGACGAGAAGGAAGCCCGCCGCCGACGCGAAGAGATCGCCGCCGAAGCCGACTTCTACGGAGCCATGGACGGGGCCTCGAAGTTCGTCCGCGGCGATGCCGTCGCCGGCCTGATCATCACCCTGGTGAACATCATCGGTGGACTCTACGTCGGCATGGTCGAGCACGGCATGCTGGTCATAGACTGCATCCGGGTCTATACCACGTTGACCATCGGCGATGGACTGGTGGCCGCCATTCCGGCGTTTCTCATCTCCATCTCGGCCGGCATGCTCGTGACCCGGAGCAGCGCCCGCTCGAACCTGGGTGAGGATCTTCTGTCCCAACTCACCGCCCGTCCCGTCGCCCTGGTTCTGGCCGCCGTTTTTCTGGGCTTCCTCTCGCTCACCCCGCTGCCGAAGATCCCCCTGATCGCCCTGGCGGCTGGCTGCGGAGGAGTGGCGTTCTTCCTGACCACTACTCGAGCGACTGCGGCCGCCGACGCCGCCATCAAGGCCAAAGAGGAGGCCAGGAAGCCCGAAAGGGTGGAGTCCCTCCTGACCATTGATCCGATGGAACTGGAGGTGGGTTACGGGCTGATCCGAATTGTCGACCGCAAGCAAGGGGGTGACTTGCTCGATCGGATCACCAACATTCGACGGCAGACCGCCACCGAGTTGGGCATCGTCGTGCCCCCCATTCGCGTCCGCGATCATCTTCGGCTTGAGCCCAACCGGTACGTGGTCAAGCTCCGCGGCGTCGAGGTTGCCCGCGGCGAATGTATGCCCGGTTATCTGCTGGCCATCGATAACGGCCAGGTGAGTGTGCCCGTCCCAGGCCTGGAGACGCGAGAACCGGCGTTCGGCCTGCCCGCCCTCTGGATCAACGAGGACCACAAGGCCGACGCTGAGCAGCGGAACTACACGGTCGTTCCTCCTTCCAGCGTCCTGGCCACCCACCTCAAGGAGATCATCAAGCGATATGCCGATGAGTTGCTGACCCGCGAGCAGACCCACCGACTCCTGGATACCCTCAAGGAGAAGTCGCCCAAGGCGGTCGAGGACGTGATCCCCGAGGTCGTCAAAGTGGGGGAAGTGCAGAGGGTCCTGCAGAACCTGCTTCGCGAACGGGTGCCGGTCCGCGACCTCGAGACCATCCTCGAGACCATGGCCGAATGGGCACCTCGTACCAAGGACACGGACATTCTCTCAGAATATGCCAGGAATGCTCTGGCAAGAACGATCTGTCAGATGTATAAGGACGACAAGAACATGGTCCGCGTGGTGACGCTGGACCCGAAACTGGAGGATCTGGTCGGCGCTCACATCGAGCGCAGCGAACGCGGAGCGTTTCTGAACTTGCCGCCCGAGACTCAGAATCGGCTGGTTCGGGCCATCCGCGATCGCGTCGAGCAGTCAACACCCAGTGCAGGAGGCCAAACGGTGGCGGTCCTCTGCTCGCCGCAGATCAGGATGTGGGTGCGGCGACTCATCGAACCCTCCCTGCAACACGTTCCGGTGTTGGCCTACAACGAAATTGTTCGTGGTATCGAGGTGCAGTCCCTGGGATTGGTGGTACTGAACGATGGAGCTTAA
- the flhF gene encoding flagellar biosynthesis protein FlhF, which yields MELKTYQAHSMAEALEKVKRELGPDAVILNTRTIRRGGVLGVGARDVIEITASRDRNALPAVERRAMAYRAASAAGRPSPAAEPLRSASSRPSLQPPSSQPLVQKDLSAEEGLGDRGSTQVSAFTSGLRDEMREIRGMVSELLNRPTVAAPAAPAVPAEFQDYYTRLLQNAVAEELAREVIAKARERLDDCRTRILSGVAARLDHAQAEEKVAAKLNELIPAVLSECIERMLPAAEPVTGEAGDPPKVMALVGPTGVGKTTTIAKLAAQFRLREHKTVGLITIDTYRIAAVDQLKAYADIMSLPLEVVFTPEELGAAIVKLRHCDLILIDTSGRSHRDLQRLGELRAFLDAARRAAEPSRKPRGQAARLKHATGDTPKRGSGRGAASAKKRLEVHLLLSCTCHQDQLLQVAERFAALDVDRVVFTKLDEAVGLGVILNVASRLKWRMSYLTTGQEVPDDIEIGHRRRIAEMLLRPESDATAEGRSSSTQAGIASVDQLA from the coding sequence ATGGAGCTTAAGACCTATCAGGCTCACTCGATGGCCGAGGCTCTTGAGAAGGTTAAGCGCGAACTCGGCCCCGACGCGGTTATCCTGAACACCCGAACCATTCGCAGGGGGGGCGTACTCGGCGTCGGGGCGAGAGACGTCATCGAGATCACCGCCAGCCGCGATCGCAACGCTCTGCCGGCCGTCGAACGACGGGCGATGGCCTATCGGGCGGCCAGCGCTGCGGGGCGACCTTCCCCCGCCGCCGAGCCCCTTCGATCAGCATCCAGCCGCCCCTCGCTTCAGCCTCCCTCATCGCAACCTCTGGTCCAAAAAGATCTTAGCGCTGAGGAGGGGCTCGGTGATCGAGGTTCGACCCAGGTTTCGGCTTTCACCTCCGGGCTGCGCGACGAGATGCGCGAAATTCGGGGCATGGTCAGCGAGCTGCTCAATCGACCGACCGTGGCCGCTCCCGCCGCACCGGCCGTGCCCGCCGAGTTCCAGGACTACTACACCCGCCTGCTTCAGAACGCTGTGGCCGAGGAACTGGCCCGCGAAGTCATCGCCAAGGCTCGTGAGCGCCTCGACGATTGCCGCACCCGAATCCTGTCTGGAGTGGCCGCCCGACTCGACCACGCCCAGGCGGAGGAGAAAGTCGCCGCGAAGCTGAACGAGCTCATTCCCGCGGTGCTCTCCGAGTGCATCGAACGCATGCTCCCCGCAGCCGAGCCGGTGACCGGTGAGGCCGGCGATCCACCCAAGGTCATGGCGCTGGTCGGACCGACAGGCGTGGGTAAGACGACGACCATTGCCAAACTCGCCGCCCAATTCCGTCTGCGTGAACACAAGACCGTCGGCCTGATCACGATTGACACCTACCGGATCGCGGCCGTAGACCAGCTGAAGGCCTACGCCGACATCATGAGTCTCCCCCTGGAAGTGGTGTTTACCCCAGAGGAACTTGGTGCCGCGATCGTCAAACTGCGTCACTGCGACCTCATCCTGATCGATACCTCCGGGCGCAGCCATCGCGACCTGCAGCGATTGGGCGAGTTGCGGGCCTTCTTGGACGCCGCCCGCCGGGCAGCGGAACCGTCGCGGAAACCCCGGGGTCAGGCCGCCCGGCTCAAACACGCGACCGGCGACACTCCCAAGCGTGGTTCCGGGCGCGGGGCAGCGTCGGCCAAGAAGCGACTCGAAGTCCATCTGCTTCTGTCCTGCACATGTCACCAGGATCAGCTGCTCCAGGTGGCCGAGCGGTTCGCCGCTCTGGACGTCGATCGGGTGGTGTTTACCAAGTTGGACGAAGCGGTCGGCTTGGGCGTGATCCTCAACGTCGCCAGTCGTCTTAAATGGCGCATGTCCTACTTGACGACCGGGCAGGAAGTGCCGGATGATATTGAAATAGGGCATCGGCGGCGGATCGCGGAGATGCTGCTGCGTCCAGAGTCGGATGCGACGGCCGAGGGCCGCTCATCCTCGACCCAAGCCGGCATCGCGTCCGTGGATCAGCTCGCATAG
- a CDS encoding MinD/ParA family protein, whose amino-acid sequence MFRHEGGSGRLDQASRLRRMMTVPEATASPDHPAAHVIAVVSGKGGVGKTFISANLAIALSARGHRVVLFDLDMGLANTDIILGVEAAVTWPEVLGGRRSPGEVIIQGPGDIAFVPGASGMANIANLSEFERHQLLAVMEEIESRYHVCILDCGAGISRNVVTLAASADTLLVVTTPEPTAVTDAYATIKAFAQERQRAADSGMGGSMGVIVNQALSRREGRDTYERLAGVAARFLHVPVTDYGYILVDEHVPAAVRQRRPVLLDYPRCAASSCIMATAGRLSRELGRPEARQSLFYRVISLFI is encoded by the coding sequence ATGTTCCGACATGAGGGTGGTAGTGGTCGCCTCGATCAGGCGAGCCGCTTGCGCCGCATGATGACCGTACCGGAGGCGACCGCCTCGCCGGACCATCCTGCCGCTCATGTCATTGCTGTGGTCAGCGGCAAGGGCGGCGTGGGCAAAACGTTTATTTCCGCCAATCTCGCGATCGCTCTTTCTGCCCGTGGTCATCGGGTCGTTCTCTTCGACCTCGACATGGGCTTGGCTAACACCGACATCATCCTGGGTGTCGAGGCCGCGGTTACCTGGCCCGAAGTGCTCGGGGGTCGTCGCTCGCCCGGCGAGGTGATCATTCAGGGACCCGGTGACATCGCCTTCGTGCCCGGCGCGTCGGGTATGGCCAATATCGCCAACCTCTCCGAGTTCGAGCGCCACCAGCTCCTGGCGGTCATGGAGGAAATCGAGAGTCGCTACCATGTCTGCATCCTGGACTGCGGGGCGGGCATCTCCCGCAACGTCGTGACACTGGCCGCCTCCGCGGATACCCTCCTGGTGGTGACCACGCCCGAGCCGACCGCCGTCACCGACGCCTACGCCACAATCAAGGCATTCGCTCAGGAGAGACAGCGCGCCGCCGATTCTGGTATGGGCGGTTCCATGGGTGTGATCGTCAATCAGGCACTCAGTCGCCGGGAGGGCCGGGACACCTACGAGCGCCTGGCCGGTGTCGCCGCGCGCTTCCTGCATGTACCGGTCACCGACTACGGCTATATCCTCGTCGACGAACATGTTCCCGCCGCCGTTCGTCAGCGCCGCCCGGTCCTGCTCGATTACCCCCGATGCGCGGCCAGCAGCTGCATCATGGCCACGGCCGGGCGGCTCTCCCGCGAGTTGGGCCGTCCGGAAGCCCGGCAGAGCCTGTTTTATCGGGTCATTAGCCTGTTCATCTGA
- a CDS encoding FliA/WhiG family RNA polymerase sigma factor yields MADLDTDIQQVWLDYKQSGDRRLRNMLMEHYLPLVRYTAERVATKLPSEVDTDDLVSAGTFGLLDAIEAFDLSRGVKFETYCSARIRGAILDELRTMDWVPRLVRSRAHRLEVATKALRAELGRLPSDDEVAHRLGLSKAEFHKLMRDANAVSLVSLSRKYHDEDSTRELQEIDVLEDRQSEDPFNELQKRDMRDVIMSGLSRIERLIVVLYYYEQMTMKEIGSTLDLSESRVSQLHSSILSRLTHQLIRKS; encoded by the coding sequence ATGGCCGACCTCGATACGGACATCCAGCAGGTCTGGTTGGATTACAAACAAAGTGGTGATCGCCGGTTGCGGAATATGCTCATGGAGCATTACCTGCCCCTCGTTCGCTACACCGCCGAGCGGGTGGCCACCAAGCTACCCAGCGAGGTAGATACCGACGACCTCGTTTCCGCCGGCACGTTCGGGCTCCTCGACGCCATCGAAGCCTTCGATCTCAGCCGCGGCGTCAAGTTCGAGACCTACTGCTCCGCACGCATCCGCGGCGCAATCCTCGACGAGCTCCGAACCATGGATTGGGTGCCGCGGCTTGTTCGCAGCCGGGCTCATCGGCTTGAGGTCGCCACTAAAGCCCTCCGAGCAGAATTGGGGCGACTTCCCTCCGACGATGAGGTGGCGCATCGATTGGGACTCAGCAAGGCCGAGTTTCACAAGCTCATGCGCGACGCCAACGCCGTGTCGCTCGTCTCGCTCTCACGCAAGTACCACGACGAAGATTCCACCCGCGAACTCCAGGAGATCGACGTCCTCGAGGACCGCCAGAGCGAAGACCCCTTCAACGAACTGCAGAAACGCGACATGCGCGACGTCATCATGAGCGGCCTGAGTCGTATCGAACGACTCATCGTCGTGCTCTATTACTACGAGCAGATGACCATGAAGGAGATCGGCTCGACCCTCGACCTCTCCGAAAGCCGGGTGAGCCAGCTTCATTCCAGCATCCTCAGTCGGCTGACGCATCAACTCATCCGCAAGTCCTAG
- a CDS encoding Tat pathway signal protein codes for MQPTVQRRDLLKAGAAAAMAAAISGRLPGALGQASTTAPARPGRIWADLLHLSYNMWCDWDSPAWKGLYGAYRPELRFDETLWNDLLKRMVDAGLNMVVIDLGDGVQYRSHPEIAVRGAWPIEKLRTELARLRRMGLEPIPKMNFSATHDAWLGKYARAVSTDAYYTVCRDLIIEAIELFDKPRFFHLGMDEETAEHQREYQYAVIRQHDLWWHDFLFYVEQIERAGSRAWIWSDYLWKHAEPFFRKMPRSVLQSNWYYGDKFENDVTAAKAYLDLEKHGYEQVPTGSNWSSSNNFRLTVDYCSKHIARERLLGFLQTAWHPTLEVCRRRHEEAIDQVRAAKAAGR; via the coding sequence ATGCAACCCACGGTTCAGCGAAGAGACCTGCTGAAGGCCGGAGCTGCCGCTGCAATGGCTGCAGCCATCTCGGGTCGACTGCCCGGTGCCCTGGGACAGGCGTCGACCACCGCACCCGCCCGGCCAGGCCGTATCTGGGCCGATCTCCTCCACCTCAGCTACAACATGTGGTGCGACTGGGATTCACCCGCCTGGAAGGGGCTCTATGGTGCATACCGGCCGGAGCTTCGCTTCGACGAGACTCTGTGGAATGACCTGCTGAAACGGATGGTCGACGCCGGCCTGAACATGGTGGTCATCGACCTGGGCGACGGGGTGCAGTACCGAAGCCATCCCGAAATCGCGGTCAGAGGCGCCTGGCCAATCGAGAAGCTCAGGACTGAGTTGGCTCGACTGCGTAGGATGGGGCTTGAGCCGATCCCGAAGATGAATTTCTCGGCCACCCACGATGCCTGGTTGGGCAAGTACGCCCGCGCCGTCTCAACCGATGCCTACTACACAGTCTGCCGAGACCTCATCATCGAGGCCATCGAGCTGTTCGACAAGCCGCGGTTCTTCCACCTGGGCATGGACGAGGAGACCGCCGAACACCAGCGCGAGTACCAGTACGCCGTCATCCGCCAGCACGATCTTTGGTGGCACGATTTCCTGTTCTACGTTGAGCAGATCGAGCGGGCTGGCTCGCGGGCCTGGATCTGGTCGGATTATCTGTGGAAGCACGCCGAGCCGTTCTTTAGGAAGATGCCCAGGAGTGTCCTTCAGTCCAATTGGTACTACGGCGACAAGTTCGAGAACGACGTGACCGCCGCCAAGGCATACCTCGATCTTGAGAAGCACGGCTACGAGCAAGTGCCAACAGGAAGCAATTGGTCGAGCTCCAACAACTTCCGCCTCACCGTGGACTACTGCTCCAAGCACATCGCCAGGGAACGCCTCCTCGGCTTCCTCCAGACCGCCTGGCACCCGACGCTCGAAGTCTGCCGAAGAAGGCATGAAGAGGCGATCGATCAGGTTCGTGCGGCGAAGGCGGCCGGAAGATGA
- a CDS encoding MFS transporter, protein MGGTDPPNKLLDPLPQRPTDYAGRPIGPLRLARAMTINILGGTSIMMSIAVLWPTAGITAVFMAEQLGASKTLIGMNLTLVSLATAASLPGAAVFCRLQRRRATWIIITALARSCMFGSAAVALLAGYREWHTTLIWVFMVGLLLVQGGSVFTSPGYWSWMADLIPDAIRGTFFGRRYRWMLLGQSVVTIAAGALVDRTSGEAAVRHMYFAVFMVMAALAVLDPLLFCAVPEPVRPPPERRTLRKLADEYLAPLRDKPFRSVLIAQGIYLFFYNVPIVFLPLFLRGEEVDGVWLGGHAALWLVSAVWVVYAVGTALAASQWGRLADKIGHRTVWLLSSLGLLTHVTYFFINEENYTWIALVNAAAYGVLFGGQTVAVQNLALSMAPSRQHEFYMGMFQAVTAVASAFGPLLAGWLADICRVVPWFKLPSGQPVCYMHVLLIITFAGVFLTIPLMARIPDPMGTAVRPWLGRLISGDLWRITWNISVLGSASSVSRAVRALRRISPRDGNMMLPEIVGALDDPDLAIRREALLALGRLGTPEALDMLRWYLHEPDASVRAQSIEAISQAEIEDRTVLLKRALHDPDGRVRRAAVEALGRSEDTAAAGELRSLLAGEHDAEVLAAAAAALSNLKELGAVHEMIELALHSGNTTVRSQMLVALADLLGGSGDFQMLWRQDRHWRGSGFAKLARKIRRQARLFVRVTLPSGPISRADRRRLLLQTDAEVERLLEQAEAEEWQEVFRSLQRLAFQFLRLRYRYHGDEGHAIEFLTAVAPTHAERYWLIGYLSDACVKSTAPEAPWDGLALLATYVFVYG, encoded by the coding sequence ATGGGAGGTACAGACCCGCCCAACAAACTGCTGGACCCCTTGCCTCAACGGCCGACAGACTATGCCGGACGGCCGATCGGACCGCTGCGCCTGGCCCGGGCCATGACCATCAACATCCTCGGCGGCACTTCGATCATGATGTCGATCGCGGTGTTGTGGCCGACGGCAGGCATTACCGCGGTCTTCATGGCCGAACAGCTCGGGGCGAGCAAGACCCTGATTGGAATGAACCTCACCCTGGTAAGTCTGGCGACGGCCGCATCACTGCCCGGGGCGGCCGTCTTCTGCCGGCTCCAGCGCCGCCGGGCAACCTGGATCATCATCACCGCCTTGGCCCGCTCGTGCATGTTCGGCTCGGCGGCCGTGGCCCTGCTGGCCGGCTACCGCGAGTGGCATACCACCCTGATCTGGGTATTCATGGTTGGCTTGCTCCTGGTTCAGGGCGGGAGCGTCTTCACCTCGCCCGGTTACTGGTCCTGGATGGCCGACCTCATCCCGGACGCGATCCGGGGGACCTTCTTCGGACGCCGATACCGGTGGATGTTGCTCGGCCAGTCGGTGGTGACCATCGCGGCCGGCGCCCTCGTGGATCGAACCAGCGGTGAAGCGGCCGTTCGCCATATGTACTTCGCCGTCTTCATGGTCATGGCCGCATTGGCGGTGCTCGACCCGCTGTTGTTCTGCGCGGTGCCCGAACCGGTCCGGCCGCCGCCGGAACGTCGCACCCTGCGAAAGCTGGCCGACGAGTATCTCGCACCGCTGCGGGACAAGCCGTTTCGCAGCGTCCTGATCGCTCAGGGCATTTATCTATTCTTCTACAACGTGCCCATCGTGTTCCTGCCGCTGTTCCTCCGTGGCGAAGAAGTGGACGGCGTCTGGTTGGGCGGTCATGCGGCGTTGTGGCTGGTTTCGGCCGTCTGGGTCGTGTACGCGGTGGGTACTGCCCTGGCTGCCAGCCAATGGGGTCGACTTGCGGACAAGATCGGACACCGCACGGTCTGGCTGCTGAGTTCATTGGGGCTGTTGACTCACGTCACCTACTTCTTCATCAACGAGGAGAACTACACGTGGATCGCGCTGGTCAATGCTGCGGCATACGGAGTGCTGTTCGGCGGCCAGACCGTGGCGGTTCAGAACCTGGCCCTGTCCATGGCGCCAAGCCGGCAGCATGAGTTCTACATGGGCATGTTCCAGGCGGTGACGGCCGTTGCCAGCGCGTTCGGGCCGCTGCTGGCTGGCTGGCTAGCGGACATCTGTCGCGTCGTTCCATGGTTCAAGCTGCCCAGCGGCCAGCCGGTGTGCTACATGCACGTATTGCTGATAATCACTTTCGCCGGAGTCTTTCTCACCATCCCTCTTATGGCCCGCATTCCCGATCCGATGGGTACGGCCGTCCGCCCGTGGTTGGGCCGGCTGATCTCCGGCGACCTGTGGCGGATCACCTGGAACATCAGTGTGCTGGGTTCAGCGTCGAGCGTCTCGCGAGCGGTGCGAGCCCTGCGACGGATCAGTCCGCGTGACGGGAACATGATGCTACCCGAAATCGTGGGCGCGCTGGACGACCCAGATCTGGCCATTCGGCGGGAAGCCTTGCTCGCCCTCGGCCGGCTGGGTACCCCCGAAGCCCTGGACATGCTCCGGTGGTATCTCCACGAACCGGACGCGTCAGTTCGGGCCCAGTCGATCGAAGCCATCAGTCAGGCGGAGATCGAGGATCGTACCGTCCTGCTCAAGCGAGCCCTGCACGATCCGGACGGCCGGGTCCGCCGGGCGGCAGTCGAGGCCCTGGGCCGCTCGGAGGACACGGCCGCAGCCGGAGAACTGCGCAGCCTGCTCGCCGGCGAGCACGATGCCGAGGTTCTCGCGGCCGCGGCGGCAGCCTTGTCCAATCTGAAGGAACTGGGTGCGGTTCACGAGATGATCGAGCTGGCCCTTCATTCGGGCAATACCACCGTTCGCTCCCAGATGCTCGTCGCACTGGCGGATCTCCTCGGCGGCAGCGGTGACTTCCAGATGCTCTGGCGGCAGGACCGGCACTGGCGAGGTAGCGGCTTCGCCAAGCTGGCCCGCAAGATCCGCCGCCAGGCCCGGCTGTTCGTCCGCGTCACGCTGCCGAGCGGGCCGATCTCTCGAGCCGATCGCAGGAGACTGCTCCTCCAGACCGACGCCGAGGTCGAACGGCTCCTCGAACAAGCCGAGGCCGAGGAGTGGCAAGAGGTCTTCAGGTCCCTGCAGCGACTGGCCTTCCAGTTCCTGCGTCTTCGTTACCGGTACCATGGAGACGAGGGACACGCCATCGAGTTCCTCACCGCCGTCGCTCCGACCCATGCCGAGCGATACTGGCTGATCGGCTACCTCAGCGATGCCTGCGTCAAGAGCACCGCTCCGGAAGCTCCATGGGACGGGCTGGCACTGCTGGCGACGTACGTGTTTGTGTATGGATGA